GCAGGGTCGCGGCGATCGCGATCGAATGTTTCCACTTGCGATCGAACAAGGATTGAATTCCTAAAGGAAACAAAAGAAAGAATGCCTGTTCTTTGGTGACGATCGAAAGACCGCCGAAAAAAGCGAACCACATCCACTTCTCTTTTTTATAAAACCAATATGTGATCACCAAAAGTCCCGTTAGAACGGCATCGCTGACTAAGAGCGCATAACTTCCCAAGAGGAACGGAGAGAATAAATAGAAGCTTGCATAGATCCCGAATTTTTCTCGGCATAAGTCGCGCAGCAAATGCCAAGAGACAAGAATTGCGGCCAGATTGAGGAAATACATTCCGAAAACGGTTCCCCAGGGGCCGAACCATCCGAAGATCGAAACGAACAACGGATATCCGATTCGGGGCGCTCGAATATTTTCCTCGAATCCTTTCGGCCATTCCAAATGGAATTCGCTTAACATTCTGGAATAATAGTAAAAGATTTGTCCGTCGTATCCGGCGCCGAGATCGCCTGGCCGACCTAAAAATATTACCGCCCCTTTCGGAGTCGTTTCCGGGTTTTGAACCGCGAATTGCATTCCGAAGTTGATCTGCGAACTCGGGTTCCAATCGTATTTTCTCCAGATCATAAGGGAGGCAAGCGCGTATAACGCGAAAAATAAGGGAAGAATTACGAACGGGTTTTCAAGCCAAGAACGAACTTTGCCGAAAAAGGAATTCGTCCTTTCCGTCCGCATATCATTTTCTTTCCGGAGAAGAATTTAAAAAATCCTGAATCGCCTGCCGATAAAGGGAAGAACTGCGTTTTGCCGCGTTGAAAGTCAGGTGATGCGGGTCCAAAAACGATTTCTTGTCAGGGATCGCGTCCTTGAGATCGTAAAAACCGAAGATTTCGTTTTTATGGGAATCCAGAAATCCGAGATAACCGGAATACCACTTTCCATTTTTATAATATTTGCTTTCGATCGGATTCTCGGGAGAATTGATTACGATCAGCTTCTGCCCTTTCGCCTTAAACTTCTCGATCGTCTTTTCCAGGAACCGAATTTCGGACCAAATAAAATACGGGGAATTTCCTAGGATTTCCTTGTTTCGTTGGATTTTCTTGAGACGATTGAGAGCGCCTTCGTTTTCGGGATTAAAATAAAGACGTCTTTCATAGTCTTTGAAATAGTCTTCATCGGACATGTTCCCCACCCTGTCATCGTCCAATCCGTGAATTCGATCGTAGGAAATATCGGAACGGACTTCCCTTCTGCAGAAATTCTGCGTGAGGCGGATTCCATACGTTGCAGGAATTCCGAAAATTCGCGCATCGACTTCGTCTGAACTGGTCGTCGGGGATACGGTGAATCGTAAGTTTGCGAATTTCGTTTTTACACCCGGCTCGTCTTCGAATTCAATATCCAGAGACTTCCAACCCGGTTTATCGTATGTCTCTTCGAGTAAGGCCGGGTATTTCATCGGCGCTCCGCTCGGAGTGATCTCTTCGATGGAAACTCGTATGCCCGGTTTTTGAACGAAAATTTCTTCCGATAACTTCCCGTCTTTGAGTTCGCATTCGATCGTGAATTGGGGAGGAGTCCAGCCTCTTAGAAAAATCCCTTCTTTCGGCATCGCGCCGGTGTAATAGTGATAGGAACGCATGGTTCTCGTATGATGTTCCATGTATTCCGTCCAAGGATCGTATAAGAAACTTCTAAAACGATTGAGGAGAATCGCGGCCTTGGTCAACTGCGCGAAAAATTCTCCCTTCGTGTATTCTTTCCAATGGTCGGCGAGGAATTCTCCGGGAAAAATGAATCGATTCTGATGACGGATTTTGTAATCCTTCATCCGAGCCTGTTCGTCGAAACTCGCCGAAGAACTTTCCGTTTTTTGAATATAATCTAATTGTAAATCGGCCGGGTTTAGAACGTAAACGACAAGTTCCGGTTTTTTTGCCAGGATGTCGTCCGAGTAATAATAAAAGTCAGTGGGAGACAACGCAGGATGGGAATAGAATTCCGCTCTGAAGGTTTCGGCGTCTTTTGCCCCGGAAGATCGAAGTTCTTCCGTGATTTGTTTCGGATAAGAAGAATACAAGGCGACGCTGCTTCCTGTCACAAGAATCCCTTTCTCCTTTGGATCGAAGCGGATGTTCCTGCGTTTGTGAAGAAAGTTATACCACGGAGATGTATCCCATTCGAGTTCGTTCGGAAATTCAAAGAGTGCGAAGGGAAAGAGGATTCTATCGATGAAAATAAATCCCAGGATAAGAAGGAGAGAGATCCAAATTGTTTTGAGTTTTACTTTAGATTCGGAATTCATTTTGCCTTGGAATTACAGTCGGAGCAGGTTCCATAGAGAATGATCTCATGGGTGTCCACGGTAAATCCTTTCGGACTTTTGTCCAGAGGAAACGGACAGATTTCAATATCGAACACTCGATCGCATTGTTTGCAGTGAAAGTGATGATGATGGTGAAGATGGCTCGCTTCAAAGCGCGAGGATTCTCCCGGCAAATGGATCTCGTTGATCGCTCCGGTTTCCATCAAATGATTGACCGCTCTGTAAACGGTCGCGATTCCTAAGTTGTCCAGATTTTTGCGGGATAGTTCGTAGATCTCTTTGATCGAAAGCGGACCTTTAGCGGTTTCGAGAACCTTGAGGATTTCCCCCTTTTGTTTCGTGTTTCTGAGGGCGATTTTTTTCTCTTCTACTTTCATGGGAACGACAAGTTTGCGATCCTCTTAATTCTCGGCGGCCGACCTTTGCCCTGTCAATCGCAAATAACCCAGTGGGACTTTGTGGGAACTCATACAAAACCTCTCTTTCAAGGGAGAATTCTTCCGTTGCAGTGGGAATGCAGGAGTTCCCACAAAATTTTACGGTTCGATTTGGAAATTCGAAGGAGTTCCCACCGAGTTTCCGCATTCAATTTGAGAATCCGCAGGAGTTCCCACAAAATTTTTCAGTAAAACAACCTTTCTTCTTCAAAAATAAGTTTGATTCTCAGTATCAACTTCTGAGAATTGTCACAGTATTGTCAGGAGAACCGTAATGAATTTAGCAACACTACTTCGGGAAGGAACATCCGAAGAACACAAAGCCGCAGAAAGTTCCGCCTTCATTCGCTGTTTTATGAAAGGGGTTTTGGAAAAAGGAACTTACGCGCGCCATCTGGAAGCATTTTACTTCGTTTATGAAGCGATGGAAGAAGAACTCGAACGTCACGCAGACAACGTCGTACTCAAATCGATTCGTTATCCGGAATTGTATCGCAAGAACGCACTTTTAGAGGATCTTCAGTTTTTTTACGGATCTTGGAAGGCGGCGGATCACAAACCGACTGCTGCGACACAAATTTACGTGGATAAGATCCGTAAAATTTCAGCGACACAACCCGAACTCTTAGCGGCACATTCTTATGTTCGTTACTTAGGGGATCTTTCCGGCGGACAAATTCTGAAGAAGGTCGCTGCAAGAGCGTTGGCGCTTCCGGAAGGAAAAGGAATTTCTTTCTACGAGTTTCCGGCGATCACCGATATGAACGCGTTTAAAGGAAATTACCGCACCGCTCTGGATTCGCTTCCTGTAAGCGATGACGTAAAGCAGCAGATCCTAACGGAATCTAAGCAGGTATTCCTCTTGAACCAAGGAATTTTCTCCGAGCTGGAACAGGATCTGATTTCTGCGATCGGTAAGGAAGCGTATGACGCAGTTCTTGCAAAAGGCTGATCGAAAAAAATCCCCTTATTTTTTACCGGTGGCAGTCTTTCTGGCGATGCTTCCGGTAACGATGATTGTTCCCGTATTTAAGGAAATCGTAAAGGACCGTTTTCAATCGGGTAATGGAGAAGTCGCCTGGTTCCTGAGCATTGCGATGCTCGGGTCCTTTTTCTTTTCTCCCGTTGCGGGATTTCTTTCGGATTATTTCGGAACCCGCAGAAAAATCATCGTTCTTTTCTGCGGCTTGGACGCGTTGTTGTTGGGACTACTTCCGTATGCGGACAATCTCGCCACCCTTCTACTGCTTCGTTTTTTGGAAGGAGGCGCGCACGTA
The window above is part of the Leptospira sanjuanensis genome. Proteins encoded here:
- a CDS encoding biliverdin-producing heme oxygenase, encoding MNLATLLREGTSEEHKAAESSAFIRCFMKGVLEKGTYARHLEAFYFVYEAMEEELERHADNVVLKSIRYPELYRKNALLEDLQFFYGSWKAADHKPTAATQIYVDKIRKISATQPELLAAHSYVRYLGDLSGGQILKKVAARALALPEGKGISFYEFPAITDMNAFKGNYRTALDSLPVSDDVKQQILTESKQVFLLNQGIFSELEQDLISAIGKEAYDAVLAKG
- a CDS encoding Fur family transcriptional regulator, which translates into the protein MKVEEKKIALRNTKQKGEILKVLETAKGPLSIKEIYELSRKNLDNLGIATVYRAVNHLMETGAINEIHLPGESSRFEASHLHHHHHFHCKQCDRVFDIEICPFPLDKSPKGFTVDTHEIILYGTCSDCNSKAK
- a CDS encoding AZOBR_p60025 family cell surface glycopolymer formation protein, coding for MRTERTNSFFGKVRSWLENPFVILPLFFALYALASLMIWRKYDWNPSSQINFGMQFAVQNPETTPKGAVIFLGRPGDLGAGYDGQIFYYYSRMLSEFHLEWPKGFEENIRAPRIGYPLFVSIFGWFGPWGTVFGMYFLNLAAILVSWHLLRDLCREKFGIYASFYLFSPFLLGSYALLVSDAVLTGLLVITYWFYKKEKWMWFAFFGGLSIVTKEQAFFLLFPLGIQSLFDRKWKHSIAIAATLLLPFCWGVFLKIQFPHWSPARFADFFAPLDGFFGYWKEINEPSIFSFLQVPDFETGLILFAKKFSRVPIFFLFLAGLSVLVTGSWKKAIALRISFFFVIVSVFSAGYVLYWSSYENVSRMFTVSIAFLILWKIEDETISDTAYWLVTGSIFFLFLFKLAFVSTPLPFELWK